The proteins below are encoded in one region of Tautonia rosea:
- a CDS encoding NfeD family protein: MPGHFFLIEQPIDTARADRLKSAVETVIRSSASRGEEPVLVFEIRPGSSDYGICIQVADFISLKLSRAEKTVAYVPEPLSGYATFVALACDEIVLGPSASLGPITPDGDDVNPGLIGFAETLARTKGRPPDLIVGMLDPSNELLRVRTADGRTDYVLRSRLPEFETQNAVLSTEPVWQAGARGRLSSEAARSEGVVRSFAADRAQVARIYDLDRVSDSTALGADKLRPFWIQVARPIDSIQESFISRQIARAQKSGATLIIFQLDTPGGQIQPADDLAQRIHRLEGIKTVAYVRDRALGVGSLLALACDEIVFHTDGKLGKIDATVTGGGKVEPLGDRDREVLADRLAALADQKGYPSAVARSLVRPDVEVVEAIDTQTAAVTLVDRETIQAEPNRFIEQGTLVLGDEILTVTASNAQKFDLASTVLDSDEEFSALYSLGDDLVRLRGPSWVDSLVGVLNTPFMSGLLLFVGFFMLVVEMKLPGIGLPAITACLAFLLFFWSRYLGGTADGLEIILFMVGLLCLALELFVFPGFGVFGMSGVFLILFSVVMASHSFIIPTEDFQYRQLSRTLILLMLSISAVVVGAVLLGRFFPSLPLFDKLILKSDPFSFSATDVEKDVFEPESPYAYLLGETGRTTTVLRPSGRARFGEIIAEVTAERNFIEQDCLIQVVDVQGSRIIVKQLS, encoded by the coding sequence ATGCCCGGCCACTTTTTCCTCATCGAGCAACCGATCGACACCGCTCGGGCCGATCGCCTCAAGAGCGCCGTCGAAACCGTGATTCGCTCGTCTGCCTCGCGTGGCGAAGAGCCGGTTCTCGTCTTCGAAATTCGCCCTGGTTCAAGTGATTACGGCATCTGTATTCAGGTTGCTGACTTCATTTCACTGAAGCTCTCGCGTGCAGAGAAAACTGTGGCCTATGTCCCCGAACCACTCTCAGGATATGCCACCTTTGTTGCGCTCGCATGCGATGAAATCGTTCTCGGTCCGTCGGCCTCCCTCGGCCCGATCACTCCCGACGGTGACGACGTCAATCCCGGACTGATCGGCTTCGCCGAGACGCTCGCGAGGACTAAGGGTCGTCCTCCCGACCTGATCGTTGGCATGCTCGATCCCTCGAACGAGTTGCTTCGCGTGCGCACTGCCGACGGACGCACCGACTACGTCCTCCGCTCCCGGCTTCCCGAATTCGAGACCCAGAATGCCGTGCTTTCCACCGAGCCCGTCTGGCAAGCTGGCGCTCGGGGACGGCTCTCGTCCGAGGCCGCTCGGAGCGAAGGTGTCGTTCGAAGTTTCGCCGCCGATCGCGCTCAGGTTGCCCGCATTTACGATCTGGATCGTGTCAGTGATTCCACGGCCCTTGGCGCAGATAAGCTTCGTCCCTTCTGGATCCAGGTCGCTCGGCCCATCGATTCCATCCAGGAATCGTTTATCAGCCGACAGATTGCCCGCGCTCAGAAATCCGGGGCCACGCTGATCATCTTTCAACTTGATACGCCCGGCGGTCAGATTCAGCCTGCCGACGATCTTGCTCAACGCATTCACAGGCTCGAAGGCATCAAGACGGTTGCTTACGTTCGGGATCGAGCCCTCGGTGTCGGCTCCCTTCTTGCCCTGGCCTGCGATGAGATTGTCTTCCACACCGATGGAAAGCTCGGCAAAATCGACGCCACCGTGACCGGCGGCGGAAAGGTCGAGCCGCTCGGCGATCGAGACCGCGAGGTCCTGGCCGATCGTCTTGCTGCTTTGGCCGACCAAAAAGGCTACCCCTCCGCCGTGGCGCGATCCCTGGTTCGACCCGATGTCGAGGTGGTCGAGGCCATCGACACCCAGACGGCCGCCGTCACCCTGGTCGATCGAGAAACGATCCAGGCCGAACCAAATCGTTTCATCGAGCAGGGCACCCTGGTGCTTGGTGACGAAATTCTGACCGTCACCGCTAGCAATGCCCAGAAGTTCGACCTCGCCAGCACCGTTCTCGACAGTGACGAGGAATTCTCAGCGCTCTACAGTCTGGGAGATGACCTCGTCCGGCTCAGAGGGCCATCGTGGGTTGATTCCCTCGTTGGCGTTCTCAATACGCCCTTCATGAGTGGCTTGTTGCTCTTTGTCGGGTTCTTCATGCTCGTCGTCGAGATGAAGCTTCCCGGCATTGGCCTGCCGGCGATCACCGCCTGTCTGGCCTTTCTCCTCTTTTTCTGGAGCCGCTATCTCGGAGGAACGGCCGACGGTCTGGAAATCATCCTGTTCATGGTCGGTCTACTTTGCCTGGCCCTCGAACTGTTTGTCTTCCCCGGGTTTGGTGTCTTCGGGATGAGCGGCGTCTTTCTCATCCTGTTTAGCGTGGTGATGGCCAGCCACAGCTTCATCATCCCGACCGAGGACTTTCAGTATCGTCAGTTGAGCCGGACCTTGATTCTGCTCATGCTTTCCATTTCCGCCGTCGTGGTCGGCGCGGTGCTCCTCGGCCGCTTCTTCCCCTCGCTTCCGTTGTTCGACAAGCTCATCCTCAAATCCGATCCCTTCAGCTTCTCGGCAACCGATGTCGAGAAGGACGTCTTCGAGCCCGAATCTCCGTACGCTTACCTTCTGGGCGAAACCGGTCGAACCACCACCGTACTTCGGCCCAGCGGCCGTGCCCGCTTCGGCGAGATCATCGCTGAAGTCACCGCCGAGCGCAACTTCATCGAGCAAGACTGCCTGATCCAGGTCGTCGACGTTCAAGGCTCCCGGATCATCGTCAAGCAACTCTCCTGA
- the hisB gene encoding imidazoleglycerol-phosphate dehydratase HisB, producing the protein MPNRHAEITRTTKETEIRLELDLDGTGQAKIETGIGFLDHMLEGFARHASCDLMVRCKGDLHVDDHHSTEDVGICLGMAIDKALGNRSGIRRYGHAILPMDEALVLCAIDLGGRPYFAWEAAMPTPKVGTFDTELVPEFWRSVATLGRMNLHVKVLAGSNTHHVIEAIFKGLARALRDAWEADPRCGGVPSTKGSL; encoded by the coding sequence GTGCCGAACCGCCACGCCGAGATCACCCGAACGACGAAGGAAACCGAGATTCGCCTGGAGCTCGACCTCGACGGGACCGGACAGGCGAAGATCGAGACCGGGATCGGCTTTCTGGACCACATGCTGGAAGGATTCGCTCGACACGCGTCGTGTGATCTGATGGTTCGGTGCAAGGGAGACCTGCACGTGGACGACCACCACTCGACCGAGGACGTGGGGATTTGCCTCGGGATGGCCATCGATAAGGCACTCGGCAACCGCTCGGGAATCCGGCGCTATGGCCATGCCATCTTGCCAATGGATGAAGCGTTGGTTCTCTGCGCGATCGACCTGGGAGGACGACCGTACTTTGCGTGGGAAGCGGCGATGCCCACCCCGAAGGTCGGTACGTTTGATACGGAACTCGTGCCTGAGTTCTGGCGATCGGTCGCAACGTTGGGGCGAATGAATTTGCACGTGAAAGTGCTCGCAGGCTCCAACACGCATCACGTGATCGAGGCCATCTTCAAGGGTCTTGCCCGGGCGCTTCGAGACGCCTGGGAAGCCGATCCAAGATGCGGCGGGGTCCCGTCGACAAAGGGAAGTCTTTGA
- a CDS encoding transglutaminase family protein gives MLLRINHETRLTYSEPVSETIFEVRMAPQSDEDQTVLGYRLRISPRGPVTTFRDGFGNRVDLFNLTAPYRELVLHATSYVRTHRRLGIAGLAGVPWLGRGPLPPEALEFLLPSRQVAHTPEVDAFVRSLPEPQGTLADVTRTVMEAVDCRLAYQKKATTALTSVEEALLLGRGVCQDFAHLYIAACRGLGLPARYVSGYVHQTGEMATHAWCQVWAGEPSGWVDVDPTHGVYPEDDHVVTAIGRDYADVPPNRGFFRGQSEESIHVMVTVEPVHRIPPQWQEWGTPLPLNDGSSASGSAEGASARSAPRRGKSLGLGHRPDLPPGLRQQQGQQQQQ, from the coding sequence ATGTTGCTTCGAATCAATCACGAGACGCGCCTGACCTACTCCGAACCGGTGTCGGAGACGATTTTTGAGGTGCGGATGGCACCTCAGTCAGACGAGGATCAGACGGTCCTTGGCTATCGGCTTCGGATTAGCCCGAGGGGCCCGGTGACGACCTTCCGGGACGGATTCGGCAACCGGGTGGACCTGTTCAACCTGACGGCGCCGTACCGGGAGCTGGTCCTGCATGCGACGAGCTATGTGAGAACCCACCGGAGGCTCGGGATCGCCGGGTTGGCGGGAGTGCCCTGGCTGGGCCGAGGGCCCTTGCCTCCGGAGGCGCTCGAGTTCCTCTTGCCAAGCAGACAGGTCGCCCACACCCCGGAGGTCGATGCATTCGTCCGAAGCCTTCCCGAGCCGCAAGGGACGCTGGCCGACGTGACCCGGACGGTGATGGAGGCCGTCGATTGCCGATTGGCGTATCAGAAAAAGGCCACGACGGCCCTCACAAGTGTGGAAGAAGCCCTGTTGCTCGGCCGAGGAGTTTGTCAGGACTTCGCCCACCTCTACATCGCCGCGTGCCGAGGGCTGGGCTTGCCGGCGCGTTACGTGAGCGGATATGTGCACCAAACGGGAGAGATGGCAACGCATGCCTGGTGCCAGGTCTGGGCGGGAGAGCCTTCGGGATGGGTCGATGTAGACCCGACCCACGGGGTCTACCCGGAAGATGACCATGTGGTGACGGCCATCGGCCGTGATTACGCGGATGTGCCACCGAACCGAGGGTTCTTCCGGGGCCAGTCTGAGGAGTCAATCCATGTGATGGTGACGGTCGAGCCGGTCCATCGGATTCCCCCGCAGTGGCAGGAGTGGGGCACTCCCCTGCCCTTGAACGACGGGTCGAGCGCCTCGGGGTCGGCGGAAGGGGCCTCCGCCCGATCGGCGCCTCGGCGAGGGAAATCGCTTGGCCTGGGGCATCGGCCCGATCTGCCTCCGGGACTCCGTCAGCAACAAGGTCAACAGCAGCAGCAGTAA
- a CDS encoding alpha-E domain-containing protein — translation MSFKGTDAMLSRVAENLYWISRYLERVESVARLLDDSFQLELDAAGLHAAAAGERPVESVLSILGCKEAFLTQHPNGGRAEVLKFLTFERDHADSMLSMIGRARENARGTQETLSAEVWGQINRLYLYLCGRQARRRYRTSPSRFFEGIKRSCILYTGLVESTLPRSEVYHFLQFGRYLERVMQLSRILGVKVHALRQVEPLAAGSLRVVYSTSLLQSCSAYDAYIRQAHEQIDPLGAVGYLMLDPDFPRSMRFGVDRACNALRAISGGDEHGFATEAERLLGRLGSDLRFLDLDEVIHRGLEQFLTEVLTTCHRAAHEVHQTYFLT, via the coding sequence GTGAGCTTCAAGGGGACTGATGCCATGCTCAGCCGGGTTGCCGAGAATCTGTACTGGATCAGTCGATATCTGGAGCGTGTCGAGAGCGTGGCCCGCCTGCTCGACGACAGCTTCCAGCTGGAGCTGGACGCCGCCGGCCTGCACGCAGCGGCCGCGGGAGAACGCCCGGTCGAGAGTGTGCTCTCGATCCTTGGCTGCAAAGAGGCGTTCCTGACGCAGCACCCGAATGGAGGGCGGGCCGAGGTCTTGAAGTTCCTGACTTTCGAGCGTGATCATGCCGATTCGATGCTCTCGATGATCGGTCGGGCCCGAGAAAACGCCAGGGGAACGCAGGAAACGTTGAGCGCTGAGGTCTGGGGTCAGATCAATCGCTTGTATCTTTATCTCTGTGGCCGGCAGGCCCGCCGGCGTTATCGGACCAGCCCCTCGCGCTTCTTCGAGGGGATCAAGCGGTCGTGCATTCTGTACACCGGGCTGGTGGAATCGACCTTGCCGCGGTCGGAGGTGTATCACTTTCTTCAGTTCGGTCGGTATCTGGAGCGGGTAATGCAATTGAGCCGGATCCTGGGTGTGAAGGTGCATGCGCTCCGGCAGGTCGAACCCCTCGCGGCGGGGTCGCTCCGCGTCGTATACTCGACAAGTCTGTTACAAAGCTGCTCGGCATATGACGCGTATATCCGGCAGGCTCATGAGCAGATCGATCCACTGGGGGCGGTCGGTTACTTGATGCTGGACCCGGATTTTCCGAGATCGATGCGGTTCGGCGTGGATCGGGCGTGCAATGCGCTTCGGGCGATCTCCGGTGGGGATGAGCACGGCTTCGCCACCGAGGCGGAACGATTGCTTGGCCGGTTGGGAAGCGACCTACGGTTCCTAGACCTGGACGAGGTGATTCACCGCGGTCTGGAGCAGTTTTTGACCGAGGTCCTGACGACCTGTCATCGGGCGGCTCACGAAGTTCATCAGACCTATTTTCTTACGTGA
- a CDS encoding circularly permuted type 2 ATP-grasp protein yields the protein MNRRVFDAGPFDQYERNGFDEMFAEDGRPRSHYGALYNRLATLSTEDMESRHHMADLVMRRQGITFTVYGRGEGLEQIIPFDPIPRLISSEEWETLERGLEQRVRALNAFVHDVYHDRLILKDRVVPAELVVGASGYQRECVGLRVPRDIYIHISGIDLIRDENGQFLVLEDNARTPSGVSYVLNNRHVMKQVFPFLFQQYNVRPIDDYPANLLATLRAIDPSGRDDPTVAVMTPGVYNSAYFEHSFLARQMGVELVEGRDLFFDGGYVYMKTTRGPRRVDVLYRRVDDRSLDPLAFDRTSVLGVAGLYGALRAGNLGLANALGTGVCDDKAIYPFVPEFVRYYLREEPILGNVETFRLTEPSQRQHVLTNLEKLVVKAVDGSGGYGMLIGPASTKAQREEFARKIEADPRRFIAQPTISLSQHPTFVDGRLEGRHIDLRPFVLFGDQVRVLPGGLTRVALPKGSLVVNSSQGGGTKDTWVLRGDPPEQNEATGELQGD from the coding sequence ATGAATCGTAGAGTGTTCGACGCAGGCCCATTTGATCAGTACGAGCGGAACGGATTCGACGAGATGTTCGCCGAAGACGGTCGGCCTCGATCGCATTACGGTGCGCTCTACAACCGTCTGGCGACACTCAGCACCGAGGATATGGAATCACGTCACCACATGGCCGATCTGGTCATGAGGCGACAGGGGATTACCTTCACCGTCTACGGCCGGGGCGAGGGGCTGGAGCAGATCATTCCCTTCGACCCGATTCCTCGTCTGATTTCGAGCGAGGAGTGGGAGACCCTGGAGCGCGGGCTGGAGCAGCGGGTTCGGGCGCTCAACGCCTTTGTGCACGACGTGTATCACGACCGCTTGATCCTGAAGGATCGAGTGGTGCCGGCGGAGCTGGTGGTGGGGGCGTCGGGCTATCAGCGCGAGTGTGTCGGGCTACGAGTTCCGCGCGATATATACATTCATATCAGCGGCATCGATCTGATCCGAGACGAGAACGGCCAGTTCCTGGTGCTGGAAGACAATGCGAGGACGCCTTCGGGGGTCAGCTACGTGCTGAATAACCGGCACGTGATGAAGCAGGTCTTCCCGTTTCTGTTCCAGCAGTATAACGTTCGGCCGATCGACGATTACCCGGCGAACCTACTGGCGACCCTTCGGGCGATTGACCCAAGCGGGCGAGACGATCCGACGGTCGCGGTGATGACACCCGGCGTGTACAACTCGGCCTACTTCGAGCACAGCTTTCTGGCCCGGCAGATGGGTGTGGAACTGGTCGAGGGACGCGACCTGTTTTTTGATGGTGGCTACGTTTACATGAAGACCACCCGAGGCCCAAGGCGGGTGGATGTGCTCTATCGCCGCGTCGATGATCGGTCGCTCGATCCATTGGCGTTTGATCGGACGAGCGTGCTGGGGGTTGCCGGGCTTTATGGAGCGTTGCGGGCGGGGAACCTGGGGCTGGCCAATGCGCTTGGAACCGGCGTGTGCGACGACAAGGCGATCTATCCGTTCGTGCCTGAGTTTGTGCGCTATTACCTTCGAGAAGAACCGATCCTCGGGAACGTTGAGACGTTCCGCCTGACTGAGCCGTCGCAACGTCAGCACGTGTTGACGAATCTTGAGAAACTGGTGGTCAAGGCGGTGGACGGATCGGGCGGTTACGGCATGCTGATCGGTCCGGCCTCAACGAAGGCCCAGCGCGAAGAGTTTGCTCGGAAGATCGAGGCTGATCCAAGGCGGTTCATTGCGCAGCCGACGATCAGTCTGAGTCAGCATCCGACCTTCGTCGATGGCCGGCTGGAAGGCCGACATATCGACCTGCGGCCCTTTGTACTGTTCGGCGATCAGGTGAGGGTCTTACCCGGCGGGCTGACACGCGTGGCGTTACCGAAAGGAAGCCTGGTGGTGAATAGCTCGCAAGGAGGAGGGACCAAGGACACATGGGTCTTGCGAGGGGATCCTCCCGAGCAGAACGAGGCAACGGGTGAGCTTCAAGGGGACTGA
- a CDS encoding alpha/beta fold hydrolase, whose protein sequence is MDRRQAIKAAGLLLAEASIGASVAKGQDFGALLEDFGKELLRQQLSPENIQRTLKPHLTGETFPIRTADGWTLVAHRFRPSTGMRPGTMPVILCHGLSYNAQFWDISPEVSFPQYLAERGWEVWVVNLRGSGLSSKWVAKIDAAPTMVVGGLIRRATNNRMAPTGYATLDPKFARWNLDDHINYDVPALVHLVRSHTRAPEVAWVGHSMGGIIGLCHLSRYQNPGIGRLVTVGSQVTMPNGQLATQFLMELLALRQGQIAGEILPEELIIDSKTSIDNMFFNNSHVDPRVYRALTHDGVDVPSIGLLQQYLTLAARKELLDAGKTFSYAAMLPNVQAPILVACGSADQLAPPAVQQTIYERVGSTDKTLMYFGRAQGFAADSGHSDALVGLTSRQQVYPYIEQWLLGAR, encoded by the coding sequence ATGGACCGACGACAGGCGATCAAAGCGGCGGGCCTCTTGTTGGCAGAGGCGTCGATCGGGGCTTCGGTGGCGAAGGGCCAGGACTTCGGGGCTCTCCTCGAAGACTTCGGCAAGGAACTGCTCCGCCAGCAATTGAGCCCTGAGAACATTCAGCGAACCCTCAAACCGCACCTGACCGGTGAGACATTTCCGATCCGGACGGCCGACGGCTGGACACTCGTCGCCCATCGCTTCCGACCGAGCACCGGGATGAGACCGGGCACGATGCCGGTCATCCTCTGCCACGGCCTGAGCTACAACGCCCAGTTCTGGGACATCAGCCCCGAGGTCAGCTTCCCCCAGTATCTGGCCGAACGGGGCTGGGAGGTCTGGGTGGTGAACCTGCGCGGGTCGGGCCTCAGTTCGAAGTGGGTGGCCAAGATCGATGCTGCGCCAACGATGGTGGTGGGGGGGCTGATCCGAAGGGCCACGAACAACCGGATGGCTCCGACCGGCTACGCGACGCTCGACCCGAAGTTTGCCCGCTGGAACCTGGACGATCACATCAACTACGACGTGCCGGCCCTGGTCCATCTCGTCCGATCGCACACCAGAGCGCCGGAAGTGGCCTGGGTCGGGCACTCGATGGGAGGGATCATCGGCCTCTGCCACCTCTCGCGGTACCAAAACCCGGGGATCGGCCGCCTGGTCACGGTCGGGAGCCAGGTGACGATGCCTAACGGACAGCTTGCCACTCAGTTTCTCATGGAATTGCTCGCCCTGCGTCAGGGACAGATTGCCGGGGAGATTCTGCCGGAAGAGCTGATCATCGACTCGAAGACGAGCATCGACAACATGTTCTTCAACAACAGCCACGTGGACCCGAGAGTGTATCGGGCCTTGACGCATGACGGGGTTGATGTGCCGTCGATCGGACTCTTGCAGCAATACCTCACGCTCGCGGCCCGGAAAGAGTTGCTCGACGCGGGCAAGACCTTTAGCTATGCGGCGATGCTGCCGAACGTCCAGGCGCCGATTCTGGTGGCTTGCGGCTCGGCCGATCAACTGGCCCCTCCGGCTGTCCAGCAGACGATCTACGAGCGGGTCGGATCAACCGACAAGACCTTGATGTACTTCGGTCGCGCCCAGGGCTTCGCCGCCGACTCGGGCCACTCGGACGCCCTGGTCGGTCTGACGAGCCGACAACAGGTCTATCCGTACATCGAACAGTGGTTGCTGGGAGCCCGTTGA
- a CDS encoding L-lactate dehydrogenase, with amino-acid sequence MIGEARGGKVGLIGTGMVGSSFAYALMQRRVASELVMIDLDPRRAEGEAMDLNHGLPFVSPMRVRAGTYDDLSDAEVVVITAGRNQRHGETRLDLLAKNAAVIEDIVPKVVAASPSAIQLIATNPVDVLTQIAAEKAGLPPGRVLGSGTVLDTARFRFLLGEHFRVNPRSVHAYIIGEHGDTQVPVWSLASIGGVGLETFVGSQGRSKDLADRARIAEQTRTAAYEIIQRKHATYYAIGLALVSIVEAILRDQKTVLTVCSPLTNLEGLSGPMSSSLPSIVGRGGAEHVIDLPLTPSERSAFIHSVQTLRKSLDEVRGIGGSFA; translated from the coding sequence ATGATCGGAGAAGCTCGCGGCGGCAAGGTCGGCCTGATTGGCACCGGCATGGTGGGCAGCTCCTTTGCCTACGCCCTCATGCAGCGCCGGGTGGCCTCCGAACTGGTCATGATCGACCTCGATCCTCGACGGGCCGAAGGAGAGGCGATGGACCTCAACCACGGCCTCCCCTTCGTCTCTCCCATGCGGGTCCGGGCCGGAACTTACGACGACCTCTCCGACGCCGAGGTCGTTGTCATCACTGCCGGCCGGAACCAGCGTCACGGCGAGACCCGACTCGATCTCCTGGCCAAGAACGCCGCCGTCATCGAGGACATTGTCCCAAAGGTCGTCGCCGCGTCTCCCAGCGCCATTCAGTTGATCGCGACCAATCCGGTCGATGTCCTGACCCAGATCGCCGCCGAGAAAGCCGGATTGCCGCCGGGCCGGGTCCTCGGCTCGGGCACGGTGCTCGACACCGCTCGCTTCCGATTCCTCCTGGGTGAGCACTTCCGGGTCAACCCTCGGAGCGTCCACGCCTACATCATCGGCGAGCACGGCGATACCCAGGTCCCCGTCTGGAGCCTCGCGTCGATCGGAGGCGTCGGACTCGAAACCTTCGTCGGGTCGCAGGGACGCTCCAAGGACCTCGCCGACCGTGCTCGGATCGCCGAGCAGACCCGCACCGCCGCCTACGAGATCATCCAGCGCAAGCACGCGACCTACTACGCCATCGGACTGGCTCTTGTCAGCATCGTCGAGGCGATCCTCCGCGACCAGAAGACCGTTTTGACCGTCTGCTCCCCCCTCACCAACCTTGAAGGGCTCTCCGGCCCCATGTCGAGCAGCCTCCCCAGCATTGTCGGTCGAGGAGGGGCCGAGCACGTCATCGACCTCCCTCTCACCCCCTCCGAGCGATCCGCGTTCATCCACTCCGTCCAGACCCTCCGCAAGAGCCTCGACGAGGTCCGAGGGATCGGGGGCTCCTTCGCATGA
- a CDS encoding cyclase family protein, whose protein sequence is MIFDLSPPISDRLKVWPGDTPPRREVLLDLDRGDNLTLSTLHATVHLGSHVDGPNHYGRGSGGVDSWPIDRFVGPCQVVRVSVEPGALVRVEHLQGTTVDAPRLLIATGSFPDPESFREDFNALDPELVSFLHDRGVRLIGVDTPSVDPFSSKELPAHHRFLDLGVTILEGLVLAKVPEGRYELIALPLLLVGFDASPVRAILRTVPT, encoded by the coding sequence ATGATCTTCGACCTCTCCCCTCCCATCTCCGACCGCCTGAAGGTCTGGCCGGGTGACACCCCGCCACGCCGCGAGGTCCTGCTCGACCTCGACCGGGGGGACAACCTCACCCTCTCGACCCTGCATGCGACCGTTCACCTCGGCTCCCACGTCGACGGCCCGAACCACTACGGCCGAGGATCGGGCGGCGTCGATTCCTGGCCGATCGACCGCTTTGTTGGTCCCTGTCAGGTCGTCCGCGTGTCCGTCGAGCCGGGAGCGTTGGTCCGTGTTGAGCACCTTCAAGGAACCACAGTCGACGCCCCTCGCCTCCTGATCGCGACCGGCTCCTTCCCCGACCCCGAGTCCTTCCGCGAGGACTTCAACGCCCTCGACCCCGAACTCGTCTCCTTCCTGCACGATCGCGGAGTCCGGCTCATCGGGGTCGATACACCGAGCGTCGACCCCTTCTCCTCGAAGGAGCTTCCCGCCCATCACCGCTTCCTCGACCTCGGCGTGACGATCCTCGAAGGGCTGGTCCTGGCCAAGGTGCCGGAAGGCCGATACGAGCTGATCGCCCTGCCGCTTCTGCTCGTCGGGTTTGACGCCAGTCCGGTCCGAGCCATCCTGAGGACCGTTCCAACATGA
- a CDS encoding aminotransferase class V-fold PLP-dependent enzyme — translation MSPATPNDPLLSFRDRFPILGTTTYLISNSLGAVPRGVDESLHDYYATWATRGVRAWEETWWDLAASTGDLVAPLIGAGPGEVVFQPSVTLAHAVLFSCFDFRGLRPRVVTDAMHFPSIRYLIEGLKAEGAEVIDIPSDDDSTIETQRVIDAIDAQTAFVNLSHVLFKSSYIHDIAAIVERARQVGAYTIIDGYQAVGSIPVNVRSLGVSAYIGGCLKWLCGGPGAAFLWVRPELRKTLAPRLTGWMAHTQPFAFQPSLDRRSDAWRFLHGTPNISALYAARPGLEILHEAGIDAIRAKSLRQTERLLELADARGFSSTTPRNPEHRAGTVALNVPHGLEVSRALKAREILCDYRPGAGIRLSPHFYTRDDELDLALNAITEILDTGAWRAFTGTAGAVT, via the coding sequence ATGAGCCCCGCCACCCCGAACGACCCCCTCCTGAGCTTCCGCGACCGCTTCCCGATCCTCGGGACGACGACCTACCTCATCAGCAACTCCCTCGGTGCCGTGCCCAGGGGCGTCGATGAGAGCCTCCACGACTACTATGCCACCTGGGCCACCCGAGGGGTCCGAGCCTGGGAGGAGACCTGGTGGGACCTGGCCGCCTCGACAGGCGATCTGGTCGCCCCCTTGATCGGGGCCGGGCCGGGCGAGGTGGTCTTCCAGCCGAGCGTGACGCTCGCTCATGCCGTCCTCTTTAGCTGCTTCGACTTCCGAGGCTTGCGCCCTCGGGTCGTCACCGACGCCATGCACTTCCCCTCGATCCGCTACCTCATCGAGGGGCTCAAGGCCGAAGGGGCCGAGGTCATTGACATTCCCTCCGACGACGACAGCACGATCGAAACCCAGCGGGTCATCGACGCCATCGACGCCCAGACAGCCTTCGTAAACCTCTCCCACGTCCTGTTTAAAAGCTCGTACATCCACGACATCGCCGCCATCGTCGAGCGGGCCCGTCAGGTCGGGGCCTACACCATCATCGACGGCTATCAGGCGGTCGGCTCGATCCCGGTTAATGTCCGGTCACTGGGCGTCTCCGCTTACATCGGCGGTTGCCTCAAGTGGCTCTGCGGAGGCCCCGGCGCCGCCTTCCTCTGGGTCCGGCCCGAGCTTCGCAAGACGCTCGCCCCTCGCCTCACCGGCTGGATGGCTCACACCCAGCCCTTCGCGTTCCAGCCTTCGCTCGATCGCCGATCTGACGCTTGGCGGTTCCTCCACGGCACCCCGAACATCTCCGCCCTCTATGCGGCCCGGCCCGGCCTGGAAATCCTCCACGAGGCCGGTATCGACGCCATCCGCGCCAAGTCCCTCCGCCAGACCGAGCGTCTGCTCGAACTGGCCGACGCCCGAGGCTTTTCCTCAACCACCCCGCGCAACCCCGAACATCGGGCAGGGACCGTCGCCCTGAACGTTCCCCACGGCCTTGAGGTCTCCCGAGCGCTCAAAGCTCGGGAGATTCTCTGCGACTACCGTCCCGGAGCCGGGATCCGCCTCTCACCCCACTTCTACACGAGGGACGATGAGCTGGACCTCGCCCTCAATGCCATCACCGAGATCCTCGACACCGGCGCCTGGCGAGCCTTCACTGGCACCGCCGGCGCTGTGACCTGA